A genomic stretch from Malus domestica chromosome 15, GDT2T_hap1 includes:
- the LOC103428273 gene encoding probable 3-hydroxyisobutyrate dehydrogenase-like 2, mitochondrial produces MGTPYPNPISPTRTRVGWIGIGVMGAAMATRLLSTGYSVTVYARTPSKAQPLQSLGAQLADSPFHLAQLCDVVFTMVGHPQDVRSNVLHPETGILSGISPNSVTVDMTSSHPALAREIFTAARAKNCWSVDAPVSGGDIGAREGKLAILAGGDASVVEWLAPLFDILGKATYVGPAGSGQSCKIANQIVVGGNLLGLSEGLVFAEQAGLDVRQFMEAVRGGAAGSMVMELFGERMIGRDFRPGGFAEYMVKDLGMGVDVVEESEDERVVVLPGAALCKQLYSGMVANGDGKLGTQGLITAIERLNGK; encoded by the coding sequence ATGGGAACTCCTTACCCAAACCCCATCTCTCCTACCCGAACCCGCGTGGGCTGGATTGGCATCGGCGTCATGGGCGCCGCCATGGCCACCCGTCTTCTCTCCACCGGCTACTCCGTCACCGTCTACGCTCGCACTCCTTCCAAAGCTCAACCACTACAGTCCCTCGGTGCCCAACTCGCCGATTCCCCTTTTCATCTTGCTCAGCTATGCGACGTCGTCTTCACCATGGTGGGACACCCACAAGATGTGCGATCAAATGTCCTCCACCCAGAAACCGGCATTCTATCCGGCATTAGTCCCAACTCCGTCACCGTCGACATGACTAGCAGTCATCCGGCCCTTGCGCGCGAGATATTCACTGCTGCGCGCGCCAAAAATTGTTGGTCCGTCGATGCGCCGGTGTCGGGTGGCGACATTGGCGCTAGAGAAGGCAAACTCGCCATTCTTGCGGGCGGTGATGCTTCCGTTGTCGAGTGGTTGGCCCCGTTGTTTGACATTTTGGGGAAGGCTACTTATGTGGGGCCTGCCGGTTCTGGCCAGAGTTGCAAGATTGCGAACCAGATTGTAGTGGGAGGGAATTTGCTAGGACTGAGTGAAGGGTTGGTGTTTGCGGAGCAGGCGGGGTTGGATGTGCGGCAGTTTATGGAGGCGGTGAGGGGCGGGGCCGCGGGGTCAATGGTGATGGAGTTGTTTGGGGAGAGGATGATTGGGAGGGACTTCAGGCCTGGTGGGTTTGCTGAGTATATGGTGAAGGATTTGGGAATGGGTGTGGATGTTGTGGAGGAGAGTGAGGATGAGAGAGTGGTGGTGTTACCTGGTGCTGCATTGTGCAAGCAGTTATATTCCGGCATGGTGGCGAATGGAGACGGGAAGCTTGGAACTCAAGGTCTTATCACTGCCATAGAGAGGCTCAATGGAAAGTGA